The following proteins are co-located in the Neodiprion virginianus isolate iyNeoVirg1 chromosome 6, iyNeoVirg1.1, whole genome shotgun sequence genome:
- the LOC124307181 gene encoding methyl-CpG-binding domain protein 3 isoform X2, whose translation MNMSVEKKKYPSALPTNWPIRDEQSRKAASQLSSTGKVDVYYYSRGVRNDASLVPPIRQTASIFKQPVTIYKTQEGKVKDVKHGNQDKPKQLFWEKRLEGLRACDPDGYEFDGMDLPKTLKPVGPYVTEETLLQSVATALHVSSQPVTGQTGSKTALEKNPGVFLNPEQPLVQAVAIADDDIKRQEDRVTVARKKLQDALRGIAT comes from the exons ATGAATATGtcagtagagaaaaaaaaatacccgtCGGCACTGCCAACGAATTGGCCGATCAGAGACGAACAATCGAGGAAAGCTGCGAGTCAATTATCCTCAACGGGCAAAGTTGACGTTTACTACTACAG TCGTGGCGTGAGGAACGACGCGTCCCTTGTACCTCCGATCAGGCAAACtgcgtcgattttcaaacagcCAGTAACTATATACAAAACACAGGAGGGAAAAGTGAAAGACGTCAAACATGGTAATCAAGACAAACCAAAACAG CTCTTCTGGGAGAAGCGGCTCGAAGGTTTGCGGGCCTGCGACCCGGATGGTTACGAGTTCGACGGGATGGACTTACCAAAGACTCTGAAGCCGGTCGGCCCCTACGTAACCGAGGAGACTTTACTTCAAAGTGTTGCCACAGCCCTCCACGTGTCTTCCCAACCCGTAACAGGTCAAACTGGCTCGAAAACCGctttagaaaaaaatcctGGTGTTTTTCTCAACCCGGAACAGCCCCTCGTTCAG gcaGTAGCCATTGCCGACGATGACATCAAACGACAAGAAGATCGCGTTACTGTAGCGAGGAAAAAGCTACAGGATGCTCTCAGGGGCATAGCTACTTGA
- the LOC124307181 gene encoding methyl-CpG-binding domain protein 3 isoform X1 codes for MNMSVEKKKYPSALPTNWPIRDEQSRKAASQLSSTGKVDVYYYSRGVRNDASLVPPIRQTASIFKQPVTIYKTQEGKVKDVKHGNQDKPKQEGAEKSEGKHGSQDKPKQLFWEKRLEGLRACDPDGYEFDGMDLPKTLKPVGPYVTEETLLQSVATALHVSSQPVTGQTGSKTALEKNPGVFLNPEQPLVQAVAIADDDIKRQEDRVTVARKKLQDALRGIAT; via the exons ATGAATATGtcagtagagaaaaaaaaatacccgtCGGCACTGCCAACGAATTGGCCGATCAGAGACGAACAATCGAGGAAAGCTGCGAGTCAATTATCCTCAACGGGCAAAGTTGACGTTTACTACTACAG TCGTGGCGTGAGGAACGACGCGTCCCTTGTACCTCCGATCAGGCAAACtgcgtcgattttcaaacagcCAGTAACTATATACAAAACACAGGAGGGAAAAGTGAAAGACGTCAAACATGGTAATCAAGACAAACCAAAACAG GAAGGGGCCGAAAAGTCTGAAGGCAAACATGGCTCTCAAGACAAACCGAAGCAG CTCTTCTGGGAGAAGCGGCTCGAAGGTTTGCGGGCCTGCGACCCGGATGGTTACGAGTTCGACGGGATGGACTTACCAAAGACTCTGAAGCCGGTCGGCCCCTACGTAACCGAGGAGACTTTACTTCAAAGTGTTGCCACAGCCCTCCACGTGTCTTCCCAACCCGTAACAGGTCAAACTGGCTCGAAAACCGctttagaaaaaaatcctGGTGTTTTTCTCAACCCGGAACAGCCCCTCGTTCAG gcaGTAGCCATTGCCGACGATGACATCAAACGACAAGAAGATCGCGTTACTGTAGCGAGGAAAAAGCTACAGGATGCTCTCAGGGGCATAGCTACTTGA